From a region of the Streptomyces sp. NBC_01454 genome:
- a CDS encoding DUF485 domain-containing protein, with amino-acid sequence MDKQDGRSAGESGALRLDDPWYDALASGWGELDDAAQPAGEWDRTEKPEPVPVPAPVPVAEPRSAPHDEIYLAVQRSAAFQEVRRRYRRFVLPGTTIFLTWYLAYVVAATAAPGLMAHRVVGALNVAMLAGLGQFATTFLLTWAYARHARLRRDRAALDIRWETQELTGGNIR; translated from the coding sequence GTGGACAAGCAGGACGGCCGTTCGGCCGGTGAGTCAGGGGCCCTACGGCTCGACGACCCCTGGTACGACGCTCTCGCCTCCGGGTGGGGCGAGCTGGATGACGCGGCGCAACCAGCGGGGGAGTGGGACCGCACGGAGAAACCCGAACCGGTCCCGGTACCCGCGCCCGTACCGGTAGCGGAACCACGGTCCGCACCGCACGACGAGATCTATCTGGCAGTGCAGCGAAGCGCGGCCTTCCAGGAGGTGCGTCGCCGCTACCGGCGGTTCGTCCTTCCCGGCACGACGATCTTCCTGACCTGGTACCTCGCCTATGTGGTTGCCGCGACCGCCGCGCCGGGACTCATGGCCCATCGCGTCGTCGGCGCGCTGAACGTCGCGATGCTCGCCGGGCTCGGCCAGTTCGCCACCACGTTCCTGCTCACCTGGGCCTACGCGCGCCACGCACGGCTGCGCAGGGACCGCGCGGCACTCGACATCCGCTGGGAAACACAGGAACTCACCGGGGGGAACATCCGTTGA